In Streptomyces sp. SID8374, one genomic interval encodes:
- a CDS encoding DLW-39 family protein produces the protein MKKLLLVALAAIGGLLVYRQIQADRAEQDLWTEATDSVPAGSGV, from the coding sequence GTGAAGAAGCTTCTCCTGGTCGCACTGGCTGCCATCGGCGGGCTCCTCGTGTACCGCCAGATCCAGGCGGATCGCGCCGAGCAGGATCTGTGGACGGAGGCGACCGACTCCGTGCCCGCAGGTTCGGGTGTGTGA
- a CDS encoding DUF3515 family protein yields the protein MVRVPRPRKAVVAVAACALTAGALVSCGADSPGEGVTSAPHAEDAACEQLADRYPDRLGGQELTFTDRPGVAVWGENTIVLRCGVELPVPTTDPCATVDGVDWVLREDRSKDGGKVVVTYGRDPAVEAVISDGIVAVDDVMVDLSALVRPVKTYTKCISLDDVQPPSPSG from the coding sequence GTGGTCCGAGTCCCCCGGCCGCGGAAGGCCGTCGTCGCGGTGGCGGCCTGCGCCCTGACCGCCGGTGCCCTGGTGTCGTGCGGAGCGGACTCCCCGGGGGAGGGCGTCACCTCCGCCCCGCACGCCGAGGACGCGGCCTGCGAGCAGCTCGCCGACCGCTACCCGGACCGCCTCGGCGGCCAGGAGCTGACGTTCACCGACCGACCCGGGGTCGCGGTCTGGGGCGAGAACACCATCGTGCTGCGCTGCGGGGTCGAGTTGCCCGTCCCCACCACCGACCCGTGCGCGACCGTCGACGGCGTGGACTGGGTCCTGCGCGAGGACCGCTCGAAGGACGGCGGGAAGGTGGTCGTCACCTACGGCCGCGACCCGGCCGTGGAGGCCGTGATCTCCGACGGCATCGTGGCCGTCGACGACGTGATGGTGGACCTGTCCGCGCTGGTCAGGCCGGTGAAGACGTACACGAAGTGCATCAGCCTCGACGACGTCCAGCCCCCGTCGCCCTCCGGCTGA
- a CDS encoding peptidylprolyl isomerase, protein MAEQLYATLKTNQGDIEIRLLPNHAPKTVRNFVELATGQREWTNPETGVKSTDRLYDGTVFHRVISGFMIQGGDPLGNGTGGPGYKFADEFHPELAFTKPYLLAMANAGPGTNGSQFFLTVSPTAWLTGKHTIFGEVADEAGRKVVDAIAATPTNPRTDRPVQDVVIESVVVETR, encoded by the coding sequence GTGGCCGAGCAGCTTTACGCCACCTTGAAGACGAACCAGGGCGACATCGAGATCCGGCTCCTGCCGAACCACGCCCCCAAGACGGTCAGGAACTTCGTCGAGCTGGCCACCGGACAGCGGGAGTGGACCAACCCCGAGACCGGTGTGAAGTCCACGGACCGGCTGTACGACGGCACCGTCTTCCACCGGGTCATCAGCGGGTTCATGATCCAGGGCGGCGACCCGCTGGGCAACGGGACGGGCGGCCCGGGCTACAAGTTCGCCGACGAGTTCCACCCGGAGCTGGCCTTCACCAAGCCGTATCTGCTGGCCATGGCCAACGCGGGCCCGGGGACCAACGGCTCGCAGTTCTTCCTGACCGTCTCGCCCACCGCCTGGCTGACCGGCAAGCACACCATCTTCGGCGAGGTCGCCGACGAGGCGGGCCGCAAGGTCGTCGACGCCATCGCGGCCACCCCGACCAACCCGCGTACCGACCGCCCCGTGCAGGACGTGGTCATCGAGTCCGTGGTCGTCGAGACCCGCTGA
- a CDS encoding DUF5324 family protein, with the protein MTRIDSVRAATDSARDSAQHAAEVVAPYADTAREQAAHYAHEARVRLAPKVTKAAKQARVQYESHLAPRLEQALTHVPPKVDEAAQRAAHSTRKAARTAADYTAPRVEQARAAAAPVAEQASARSAAALAALRSNVTAKEIQKLARKHERRAKAGRATKGLLVLGVLAGGAYAAWRWWDKQANPDWLVEPPVATEVGDERSPLSSVDGSGQAVLDPEVKAKQAEAEADGDTPGLDDRP; encoded by the coding sequence GTGACCCGCATCGACAGCGTGCGCGCCGCAACCGACTCGGCCAGGGACAGCGCGCAGCACGCCGCGGAAGTGGTGGCGCCGTACGCCGACACGGCCAGGGAGCAGGCTGCCCACTATGCGCACGAGGCCCGTGTACGGCTCGCGCCCAAGGTGACCAAGGCCGCCAAGCAGGCCCGTGTCCAGTACGAGTCCCATCTCGCACCGCGTCTCGAACAGGCCCTGACCCACGTACCGCCGAAGGTCGACGAGGCCGCACAGCGTGCGGCGCACTCGACCCGCAAGGCCGCCCGGACCGCCGCCGACTACACCGCACCGCGCGTGGAGCAGGCCCGGGCGGCGGCCGCGCCGGTCGCCGAGCAGGCGAGCGCCCGCAGCGCCGCCGCGCTGGCCGCGCTGCGGAGCAACGTCACGGCCAAGGAGATCCAGAAGCTGGCCCGTAAGCACGAGCGGCGGGCCAAGGCCGGCCGGGCGACCAAGGGGCTGCTGGTGCTGGGTGTCCTCGCCGGTGGCGCCTATGCCGCCTGGCGCTGGTGGGACAAGCAGGCCAACCCGGACTGGCTGGTGGAGCCGCCCGTCGCCACCGAGGTGGGCGACGAGCGTTCGCCGCTGAGCTCGGTCGACGGCAGCGGCCAGGCCGTACTCGACCCGGAGGTCAAGGCCAAGCAGGCCGAGGCCGAGGCCGACGGGGACACCCCGGGCCTGGACGACCGCCCCTGA
- a CDS encoding DNA-binding protein has product MDAAQQEATARARELQRSWYGEPLGALFRRLIDDLGLNQARLAAVLGLSAPMLSQLMSGQRAKIGNPAVVQRVQALQELSSQVADGSVSAGEATDRMEEIKKSQGGSVLTGTGQTTSTGGAPTVRRVVREIQSLLRSVSAAGDIIDAADALAPTHPELAEFLRVYGAGRTADAVAHYEGHQS; this is encoded by the coding sequence ATGGACGCAGCGCAACAAGAGGCGACGGCAAGAGCCAGGGAGCTTCAGCGCAGTTGGTACGGGGAGCCGCTGGGGGCGCTCTTCCGTCGGCTGATCGATGACCTCGGCCTGAACCAGGCACGGCTCGCCGCGGTTCTCGGGCTCTCGGCCCCCATGCTCTCCCAGCTGATGAGCGGTCAGCGGGCCAAGATCGGGAATCCGGCGGTCGTCCAGCGCGTCCAGGCACTTCAGGAGCTGTCGAGTCAGGTCGCGGACGGCAGCGTCAGCGCGGGGGAGGCCACCGACCGCATGGAGGAGATCAAGAAGTCGCAGGGCGGGTCCGTCCTGACCGGCACCGGCCAGACCACCTCGACCGGCGGCGCCCCCACCGTCCGCCGCGTGGTGCGCGAGATCCAGTCCCTGCTGCGGTCGGTCTCGGCGGCCGGCGACATCATCGATGCCGCCGACGCCCTCGCCCCGACCCACCCGGAGCTGGCAGAGTTCCTCCGGGTGTACGGGGCCGGCCGCACGGCGGACGCGGTCGCGCACTACGAGGGACACCAGAGCTAG
- a CDS encoding serine/threonine-protein kinase, with the protein MGEVFAGRYELIDPIGRGGVGAVWRAWDHRRRRYVAAKVLQQSDAHTLLRFVREQALRIEHPHVLAPASWAADDDKVLFTMDLVSGGSLAHVIGDYGPLPPRFVCLLLDQLLSGLSTVHAEGVVHRDIKPANILMEATGTGRPHLRLSDFGISMRKGEPRLTETNYVVGTPGYFAPEQMMGAEPDFPADLFAVGLVALYLLQGQKPDSQALVEHFAAHGTPGAPEGIPEPLWQVLAGLLQPDPQARFRTATGARKALTAAVEMLPEPGPDDEPVEVFDQIGPLPAGFGPDGPVKAPTSPASPASPAPLSPPEPQQPSQTPQPPVQEPPVPPPPVSMSETGSFHLAPPPQQQPPQPQPQFHQPAQPAAPSPYAVGAPDLSQAPTSGVPHDASATRPYTAQQHQQQHAFSAHAPAHAPAPVPVRQTRPGPPPKVAVPVLVVALICFAVGIWALTQM; encoded by the coding sequence ATGGGTGAGGTCTTCGCCGGTCGGTACGAGCTGATCGATCCGATCGGACGTGGTGGGGTCGGTGCCGTCTGGCGGGCCTGGGACCACCGGCGCCGCAGGTACGTCGCCGCCAAGGTCCTGCAACAGAGCGACGCGCACACGCTGCTGCGCTTCGTCCGCGAGCAGGCCCTGCGCATCGAACACCCGCATGTCCTGGCCCCGGCCAGCTGGGCCGCCGACGACGACAAGGTCCTGTTCACCATGGACCTGGTCAGCGGCGGTTCGCTCGCCCATGTCATAGGCGACTACGGCCCGTTGCCGCCGCGCTTCGTCTGCCTGCTCCTGGACCAGCTGCTCTCCGGGCTCTCCACGGTGCACGCCGAAGGGGTGGTGCACCGTGACATCAAGCCGGCCAACATCCTGATGGAGGCGACCGGAACGGGCCGCCCGCATCTGCGCCTCTCCGACTTCGGCATCTCGATGCGCAAGGGCGAGCCCCGGCTGACCGAGACCAACTACGTGGTCGGCACGCCCGGTTACTTCGCCCCCGAGCAGATGATGGGCGCCGAGCCCGACTTCCCCGCGGACCTCTTCGCGGTCGGCCTGGTCGCCCTCTACCTCCTCCAGGGCCAGAAGCCCGACTCCCAGGCGCTGGTGGAGCACTTCGCCGCCCACGGCACCCCGGGCGCCCCCGAAGGCATCCCCGAGCCGCTCTGGCAGGTGCTCGCCGGGCTGTTGCAGCCCGACCCGCAGGCCCGGTTCCGTACGGCGACGGGGGCGCGCAAGGCCCTGACCGCGGCGGTCGAGATGCTGCCCGAGCCCGGCCCGGACGACGAGCCGGTGGAGGTGTTCGACCAGATCGGGCCGCTGCCCGCGGGGTTCGGCCCCGACGGCCCCGTAAAGGCGCCTACATCTCCTGCGTCTCCTGCGTCCCCCGCGCCCCTGTCGCCCCCGGAGCCCCAGCAGCCCTCACAGACGCCTCAACCGCCCGTCCAGGAGCCTCCCGTACCGCCGCCGCCCGTCTCCATGTCGGAGACCGGCAGCTTCCACCTGGCGCCCCCGCCCCAGCAGCAACCCCCGCAGCCCCAGCCCCAGTTCCACCAGCCCGCTCAGCCCGCCGCGCCTTCCCCGTACGCCGTCGGAGCCCCGGACCTCTCCCAGGCGCCGACCTCCGGCGTACCGCACGACGCCTCGGCGACCCGGCCCTACACCGCCCAGCAACACCAGCAGCAGCACGCCTTTTCCGCCCACGCTCCGGCGCACGCCCCCGCTCCCGTACCCGTACGGCAGACGCGGCCGGGACCGCCCCCGAAGGTGGCGGTCCCGGTCCTGGTGGTGGCGCTGATCTGTTTCGCGGTCGGCATCTGGGCGCTCACCCAGATGTGA